Proteins encoded together in one Planctomyces sp. SH-PL14 window:
- a CDS encoding THUMP-like domain-containing protein — MSDDPISVYQRLLETPELFTALQEEEGPEFAVQQRLRKRFDDAVVRLALTLRDLRKRGEAKFSYAGQMWFDRTGLEQSTPEAVARHKAARFAAAERPILDLCSGIGADAIALAEAGTVLTVDRSPLAGWITRENARVYGCADRIEIRTADVTAVETSGRLVHIDPDRRPGGGRGAGQRTIRVEEAEPGLDYLKSLIETARGGAIKLSPAANFGGKFPECEVELTSLHGECKEATIWFGALRSESLFRATVLPEGATLAGDPWSARGPLAPLGRYLLDPDPAVVRGGLVDVACEQFGFSRLDPEEEYLTSDTLSDSPFVQAFEVLAELSNNDTELRSYFRGSAIGQVEIKCRHVPVAVEAVRRKLPLPGREAAVLIYARLQGRTRAVVARRVPRPGTGGAGAALPN, encoded by the coding sequence GTGTCTGACGACCCGATTTCCGTTTATCAGCGTCTTCTCGAGACTCCCGAGCTCTTCACCGCGCTCCAAGAAGAGGAAGGTCCCGAATTCGCCGTGCAGCAGCGGCTTCGCAAGCGGTTCGACGACGCGGTCGTCCGGCTCGCCCTGACGCTCCGCGACCTGCGGAAACGCGGCGAGGCCAAGTTTTCCTACGCCGGCCAGATGTGGTTCGACCGCACTGGTCTTGAGCAGTCGACACCCGAGGCGGTGGCCCGGCACAAGGCGGCGCGGTTCGCTGCGGCCGAGCGACCCATTCTCGACCTCTGCTCGGGGATCGGCGCGGATGCCATCGCCCTCGCCGAAGCGGGGACGGTCCTCACGGTCGACCGCAGCCCGCTCGCCGGCTGGATAACGCGGGAGAACGCCCGGGTCTACGGATGCGCGGACCGGATCGAGATCCGGACGGCGGACGTCACGGCGGTCGAGACGAGCGGCCGCCTCGTCCACATCGATCCCGACCGCCGGCCGGGCGGCGGCCGCGGAGCGGGACAGCGGACGATCCGCGTCGAGGAGGCGGAGCCCGGGCTCGACTATCTCAAGTCGCTGATCGAGACCGCCCGCGGCGGAGCGATCAAGCTCTCACCGGCGGCGAACTTCGGCGGGAAGTTCCCCGAATGCGAGGTCGAGCTCACGAGCCTCCACGGGGAGTGCAAGGAGGCGACGATCTGGTTCGGAGCCCTGCGGAGTGAGTCTCTCTTCCGGGCGACGGTCCTCCCCGAAGGGGCGACCCTGGCCGGCGACCCGTGGTCCGCGCGGGGGCCGCTCGCACCCCTCGGCCGCTATCTCCTCGACCCCGATCCGGCGGTCGTCCGGGGGGGGCTCGTCGACGTCGCCTGCGAGCAGTTCGGTTTCTCGCGGCTCGACCCCGAGGAAGAGTACCTCACGTCCGACACGCTCTCCGATTCCCCCTTTGTCCAGGCGTTTGAGGTTCTGGCGGAGCTCTCGAACAACGACACCGAGCTGCGGTCTTATTTCCGCGGCTCGGCGATCGGGCAGGTGGAGATCAAGTGCCGCCACGTGCCGGTCGCCGTCGAGGCGGTCCGCCGCAAGCTGCCGCTCCCCGGCCGCGAAGCGGCGGTCCTGATCTACGCCCGGCTCCAGGGCCGGACGCGGGCGGTCGTCGCTCGGCGCGTCCCCCGTCCCGGAACCGGCGGGGCCGGAGCGGCTCTCCCCAACTGA
- a CDS encoding 3-deoxy-D-manno-octulosonic acid transferase, whose translation MFGWILNAVYLGLLAVLSPVLVWQSWRTGKYRKGWSEKFLGRLPVRENASGSGPAVPCVWFHAVSVGEVLLLGPVLKRLGAERPEIEVWLSVTTQTGHDVARDKYPECRVVYFPLDFTWAVSNAITRVRPSLVVLVELELWPNFIRSVDRAGIPLVLINGRMSERSFRGYRRIRPLIASILRRFSRLGMQSEEYRARLVELGAPPERTEVTGSVKFDGLESDRANPKTAALRAAFGLRENDRVLIAGSTQAPEEELALNTFAALRTEFPDLRLILVPRHKERFDEVARLVLSRGFSLLRRSAGTVEGGSDRSPVLLLDTLGELGACWGLADIAFVGGSLTNRGGQNMMEPSAYGAAVLFGPNTQNFRQVVELLLSNSAAEVVHSGDELTATVQRLLTDTALARHRGEAARNLVLAQQGATDRTVRMLLEALPVAKPTR comes from the coding sequence ATGTTCGGATGGATCCTGAACGCCGTGTACCTGGGCCTCCTGGCGGTCCTCTCGCCCGTGCTCGTCTGGCAGTCGTGGCGGACGGGGAAGTACCGCAAAGGCTGGAGCGAGAAGTTCCTGGGGCGGCTGCCGGTCCGTGAGAATGCCTCCGGGTCCGGCCCGGCCGTCCCCTGCGTCTGGTTCCATGCCGTCAGCGTCGGCGAGGTTCTGCTTCTGGGCCCGGTCCTGAAACGCCTCGGCGCCGAGCGGCCGGAGATCGAGGTCTGGCTCTCCGTCACGACGCAGACCGGCCACGACGTGGCCCGCGACAAGTATCCGGAGTGCCGCGTCGTCTACTTCCCGCTCGACTTCACCTGGGCGGTCAGCAATGCCATCACCCGGGTCCGTCCGTCGCTCGTCGTGCTCGTCGAGCTCGAACTCTGGCCCAACTTCATCCGCAGCGTGGACCGGGCCGGGATTCCTCTCGTCCTCATCAACGGGCGGATGAGCGAACGGAGCTTCCGCGGATACCGGCGGATCCGGCCTCTGATCGCCTCCATCCTCCGCCGCTTCTCCCGGCTGGGGATGCAGAGCGAAGAGTATCGCGCCCGGCTGGTCGAGCTTGGCGCTCCGCCGGAGCGGACCGAGGTCACCGGGTCGGTGAAGTTCGACGGGCTGGAGTCGGACCGGGCAAATCCGAAGACGGCCGCACTCCGCGCCGCCTTCGGGCTTCGCGAGAACGACCGAGTCCTCATTGCCGGCAGCACCCAGGCTCCTGAAGAGGAACTCGCGCTCAATACGTTCGCCGCGCTGCGGACGGAGTTTCCGGACCTGCGGCTGATTCTCGTCCCGCGGCACAAGGAGCGGTTCGACGAAGTCGCGCGGCTGGTCCTCTCGCGCGGCTTCTCGCTTCTGCGGCGGTCGGCGGGAACCGTCGAGGGGGGGAGCGATCGTTCGCCGGTCCTCCTGCTGGATACGCTCGGAGAACTCGGGGCCTGCTGGGGGCTGGCGGACATTGCGTTCGTCGGCGGGAGTCTGACGAACCGCGGCGGGCAGAACATGATGGAGCCGTCGGCCTACGGAGCAGCGGTCCTGTTCGGTCCCAACACGCAGAACTTCCGGCAGGTGGTGGAGCTGCTGCTCTCGAATTCCGCGGCCGAGGTCGTCCACTCGGGGGACGAGCTGACGGCGACGGTCCAGCGGCTTCTCACCGACACCGCGCTCGCCAGGCACCGCGGCGAGGCGGCCCGCAATCTCGTCCTGGCCCAGCAGGGAGCAACCGACCGGACGGTGCGGATGCTGCTCGAAGCCTTGCCCGTCGCGAAGCCGACCCGGTAA
- a CDS encoding dihydroorotate dehydrogenase electron transfer subunit has protein sequence MSHPDSNAAHACSPYPGMVPTAVQTRTRVVEQVQLAHDTYRIRVECPALAKQVVPGQFFMIRTANSEPILGRPFALYDTFLGPDGTPQGIDFAYHVIGKATKLMVHWTPGDAVEIWGPLGNGFPVFEGRRLLCVGGGIGYTPFLAVAREAAGQRAYGTRAASESGRKVTLLYGSRSRSHRADLSDFDGIPNFSVKLSTDDGSEGHHGFVTDLVQQEFASADRPDAVYCCGPEVMMRAVARLCEAAGVPCWLSLETPMACGFGACFSCVTRVKVDEEPGWDYRRTCIEGPIFPASSLVLG, from the coding sequence ATGTCTCACCCGGACTCCAATGCCGCTCACGCCTGTTCCCCCTATCCCGGGATGGTCCCGACCGCCGTCCAAACCCGGACCCGCGTCGTCGAACAGGTCCAGCTGGCCCACGACACCTACCGGATCCGGGTCGAGTGCCCGGCCCTCGCGAAGCAGGTCGTCCCCGGACAGTTCTTCATGATCCGCACGGCGAACTCGGAGCCGATCCTGGGGCGGCCGTTCGCACTCTACGACACGTTCCTGGGACCGGACGGAACGCCGCAGGGGATCGACTTCGCCTACCACGTGATCGGCAAGGCGACCAAGCTCATGGTCCACTGGACACCGGGCGACGCCGTCGAGATCTGGGGACCTCTCGGCAACGGGTTCCCCGTGTTCGAAGGACGGCGACTCCTCTGCGTCGGCGGCGGGATCGGGTACACGCCGTTCCTGGCCGTCGCCCGCGAAGCGGCCGGGCAGCGGGCGTACGGTACGCGGGCCGCGAGCGAAAGCGGCCGGAAGGTGACGCTGCTCTATGGATCGCGAAGCCGATCGCACCGGGCGGACCTGTCGGACTTCGACGGGATCCCGAACTTCTCCGTGAAGCTCTCGACGGACGACGGAAGCGAGGGACATCACGGCTTCGTGACCGACCTCGTCCAGCAGGAGTTTGCGAGCGCTGACCGACCGGACGCGGTCTACTGCTGCGGTCCGGAGGTCATGATGCGGGCGGTGGCGCGGCTCTGCGAGGCGGCCGGCGTGCCGTGCTGGCTGTCGCTCGAGACGCCGATGGCCTGCGGCTTCGGTGCGTGCTTCTCGTGCGTGACGCGGGTCAAAGTCGACGAAGAGCCGGGCTGGGACTATCGGCGGACGTGCATCGAAGGACCGATCTTCCCGGCGTCGTCGCTGGTGCTGGGGTAG
- a CDS encoding TolB family protein codes for MPRLLIALLLVMASTAASRSVSAQETPDAEAKHLANIRQVTFGFPRAGEGYFSPDGKLVVFQAYPLGYPFYQIYVQPLDERTPRLISTGRGRTTCAFFTPDAKQILFASSHTDPKIAETEKAARELAAQGGRRRYEWDFDPEMELYVVNFDGTGMKRLTESPGYDAEGSYSPDGTHIVFTSMRDGDPDIYVMKADGTDVRQITDVPGYDGGPFFSPNGKWIIFRSDRDKKDMLQLYAISVDGKETVQLTKDVNQVNWCPYFHPSGKYLIWSGADYSRGPMGANFDLFTMDIDMTDTTLKGGAVERITTHAKADVLPVFSPDGTKLMWTSSRTEDGTSQLWIADWLRK; via the coding sequence GTGCCCCGACTCCTGATCGCCCTCCTCCTCGTGATGGCATCGACGGCCGCCTCCCGCTCAGTCTCCGCCCAGGAGACTCCGGACGCCGAAGCAAAACACCTCGCCAACATCCGGCAGGTCACCTTCGGCTTCCCCCGCGCCGGCGAGGGCTACTTCTCGCCCGACGGCAAACTCGTCGTCTTCCAGGCCTACCCCCTCGGCTACCCCTTCTACCAGATCTACGTCCAACCGCTCGACGAGCGGACCCCCCGCCTCATCAGCACCGGCCGCGGCCGCACGACCTGCGCCTTCTTCACACCGGACGCCAAGCAGATCCTCTTCGCCTCCTCCCACACCGATCCCAAGATCGCCGAAACCGAGAAGGCCGCCCGCGAACTCGCCGCCCAGGGGGGCCGGCGGCGGTACGAATGGGACTTCGACCCCGAGATGGAGCTGTACGTCGTCAACTTCGACGGCACGGGAATGAAGCGGCTCACCGAGTCCCCCGGCTACGACGCCGAAGGGAGCTACTCGCCCGACGGAACGCACATCGTCTTCACCTCCATGCGGGACGGCGATCCCGACATCTACGTCATGAAGGCGGACGGGACCGACGTCCGGCAGATCACGGACGTCCCCGGCTACGACGGCGGCCCGTTCTTCTCCCCCAACGGGAAGTGGATCATCTTCCGCAGCGACCGCGACAAGAAGGACATGCTCCAGCTCTACGCGATCTCGGTCGACGGCAAGGAGACGGTCCAGCTCACCAAGGACGTGAACCAGGTCAACTGGTGCCCCTACTTCCATCCGAGCGGCAAGTACCTCATCTGGTCGGGAGCGGACTACAGCCGCGGACCGATGGGAGCCAACTTCGACCTGTTCACGATGGACATCGACATGACCGACACCACCCTCAAGGGAGGCGCGGTCGAGCGGATCACGACGCACGCCAAGGCGGACGTCCTCCCGGTCTTCAGCCCCGACGGCACGAAGCTCATGTGGACGAGCAGCCGGACCGAAGACGGAACGAGCCAGCTCTGGATCGCCGACTGGCTCCGCAAGTAA
- a CDS encoding RidA family protein, whose translation MSVEARLKELDLILPEPPAPVAAYLPAVRTGNLVQVSGQLPFAGKTLMAQGPVPTKTPVDVAQSAARQCVLNALAHVNRLLGSLDHVTRVVRVGVFVQSADGFSDQPIVANGASELLVQIFGDIGKHARAAVGVNALPLDASVEIEFTFEVN comes from the coding sequence ATGTCCGTCGAAGCCCGCCTCAAAGAACTCGACCTCATCCTCCCCGAGCCCCCCGCTCCCGTCGCGGCCTATCTGCCAGCCGTCCGAACCGGGAATCTCGTGCAGGTCAGCGGACAGCTCCCGTTCGCCGGGAAAACGCTGATGGCCCAGGGCCCGGTCCCGACCAAGACCCCCGTCGACGTCGCGCAGTCCGCCGCCCGGCAGTGCGTCCTCAACGCCCTGGCTCACGTCAACCGGCTCCTCGGAAGCCTCGACCACGTCACGCGCGTGGTCCGGGTCGGTGTCTTCGTGCAGAGCGCAGACGGATTCTCCGATCAGCCGATCGTCGCCAACGGCGCCAGCGAACTCCTGGTCCAGATCTTCGGTGACATCGGCAAACACGCCCGTGCGGCGGTCGGCGTCAACGCCCTGCCCCTCGATGCGAGCGTCGAGATCGAGTTCACGTTCGAAGTGAACTGA
- a CDS encoding GlsB/YeaQ/YmgE family stress response membrane protein — translation MALDASLMTSLEQGAHEILLWVGFGTVVGLTAKAIMPGRDPGGAVGTLVMGIVGAVIGCGSLSFFTSSIKVSPISSWGFVASTAGAFLLLGCYRLFAGSFIRETEDRWLELGTRTRRRSPQSNKREVWIEERRRAG, via the coding sequence ATGGCACTGGACGCTTCCCTCATGACGTCGCTCGAGCAGGGAGCCCACGAAATCCTGCTGTGGGTCGGCTTCGGAACCGTCGTCGGACTCACCGCCAAAGCGATCATGCCCGGCCGCGACCCCGGCGGAGCGGTCGGAACCCTCGTCATGGGAATCGTCGGAGCCGTCATCGGCTGCGGCTCCCTCTCGTTCTTCACCAGCAGTATCAAGGTCTCTCCCATCAGCTCCTGGGGCTTCGTCGCCTCAACCGCCGGGGCCTTCCTCCTCCTGGGCTGCTACCGCCTGTTCGCCGGCTCCTTCATCCGCGAAACGGAAGACCGCTGGCTCGAACTCGGAACCCGCACTCGCCGCCGCAGCCCGCAGTCGAACAAGCGAGAAGTCTGGATCGAAGAACGCCGCCGAGCGGGATGA
- a CDS encoding transglutaminase-like domain-containing protein yields MRSLVSALLLFAACSITLHPARADSETSKPREDWQVIFLGGQRVGYSSSNTRTVTRNGQEVLISDTLVAMTIKRFGVSLKMIVRQSSEEDPKSGRLLSSSFISENPPISKTEMTGRAEGNAFLLETRNSGRVTKSRVEIGDDVRSPAWQERYLEEHPLKPGESATFKIFSPETAKVATISLKALEPGETKLLDGSVRKFDRTEMKNSITPGVDMLIFSEPDGKVAKLETNVLGMTTYAVSEAEALKAIPESELDIGLDGLIKVEVPDPHHAETVTYRITATSADPSTLFESGRDGQQVTRKTPSETLLTVSRVRPQPQPEPAKSLREANSFLDSDNPKVRALADEYDAAGQSPREIAKGLTHFVHRRTKNKTFSVAMATATEVAESLTGDCTEHSVLLAALLRAKGIPSRVAIGLVYVDPIKAFGGHMWTEAYVDGAWVPFDSALEIVDVRSGHLKMGDSDLSDQSPNPMTDFVKMIHLWSGATIAVVDPAAK; encoded by the coding sequence ATGCGATCGCTCGTTTCCGCCCTCCTCCTTTTCGCTGCCTGCTCAATCACCCTCCATCCGGCCCGCGCCGATTCCGAGACCTCCAAGCCGCGCGAAGACTGGCAGGTCATCTTCCTCGGCGGCCAGCGGGTCGGATACTCCAGCTCCAACACGCGGACGGTCACCCGCAACGGCCAGGAAGTCCTGATCTCGGACACCCTCGTCGCCATGACGATCAAACGCTTCGGCGTCTCCCTCAAAATGATCGTCCGGCAGTCCTCCGAAGAGGACCCCAAGTCCGGCCGACTCCTGAGCTCCTCGTTCATCTCCGAGAACCCGCCGATCAGCAAAACTGAAATGACCGGGCGGGCCGAAGGAAACGCCTTCCTCCTGGAGACCCGCAACTCGGGCCGCGTGACGAAGTCCCGCGTCGAGATCGGCGACGACGTCCGCTCCCCCGCCTGGCAGGAACGGTACCTGGAGGAACATCCCCTCAAGCCAGGGGAAAGCGCGACGTTCAAGATCTTCTCCCCCGAGACTGCCAAGGTCGCCACGATCAGCCTCAAGGCCCTGGAGCCCGGAGAGACGAAGCTCCTCGACGGATCGGTCCGAAAGTTCGACCGGACCGAGATGAAGAACTCGATCACCCCCGGCGTCGACATGCTGATCTTCAGCGAGCCCGACGGGAAAGTGGCCAAGCTCGAGACGAACGTCCTGGGCATGACGACCTACGCGGTGTCTGAGGCCGAAGCCCTGAAGGCGATCCCGGAGTCGGAACTGGACATCGGCCTCGACGGCCTCATCAAGGTCGAGGTTCCGGATCCGCACCACGCCGAGACCGTGACCTACCGCATCACCGCCACCTCCGCCGATCCCTCAACGTTGTTCGAGAGCGGACGGGACGGCCAGCAGGTGACCCGCAAGACCCCTTCGGAAACGCTTCTGACCGTCTCGCGGGTGCGGCCCCAGCCGCAGCCCGAGCCCGCCAAGAGTCTTCGGGAGGCGAACTCGTTCCTCGACTCGGACAACCCGAAGGTCCGCGCCCTCGCGGATGAGTACGACGCCGCTGGCCAGAGTCCGCGGGAGATTGCCAAGGGGCTGACGCACTTTGTCCACCGGCGGACAAAGAACAAGACCTTCTCCGTCGCAATGGCGACCGCCACCGAAGTCGCAGAGTCGCTGACCGGCGACTGCACGGAGCACTCCGTCCTGCTCGCCGCGCTGCTGCGGGCCAAGGGGATTCCCTCGCGAGTCGCCATCGGACTGGTCTACGTCGATCCGATCAAGGCGTTTGGCGGCCACATGTGGACCGAAGCCTACGTCGATGGCGCCTGGGTCCCGTTCGACTCCGCGCTGGAGATCGTCGACGTCCGGTCGGGCCATCTCAAGATGGGGGACTCGGACCTCTCGGATCAGTCTCCTAATCCGATGACCGACTTCGTGAAGATGATTCACCTCTGGTCCGGTGCGACGATCGCGGTCGTCGATCCGGCCGCGAAGTAA
- a CDS encoding tRNA modification GTPase — protein sequence MDLDEPICAIASAPGRAPRGIIRVSGRDVVTVVEQLLPATDEEAAASPTAARRTRRAFTLTEGPADLRRSVPVDLHVWPTSRSYTGQPMAELHLVGSPPILELALERLVRNGCRLARPGEFTLRAFLAGRMDLTQAEAVLGVIDAESEHQLQTALTQLAGGLSRRLGDLREQLLCDLADLEAGLDFVEEDIEFVSRTDVRRRVQETITDVATLLRVAETRHRDAARPQVVLVGLPNAGKSTLFNALTGRDQAIVSDVAGTTRDVVQAMAEIDGLSVDLFDTAGWEAPSDEIMAQATGQRVSRLEQADVVIWCDAADATELEQAASRELRARLPRPPDLDLLLKCDAGTQRVGDGPRGHVSCSVKSGFGMAEVIGAIAGRARRDFGRRDEIIPSTAVRCREELRAALTALESAIAALDGDLGDEVISMELRQALDRIGEITGAVSNEDVLDRLFARFCIGK from the coding sequence ATGGACCTCGACGAGCCGATCTGCGCCATCGCTTCCGCTCCGGGCCGCGCTCCGCGCGGAATCATCCGCGTTTCCGGACGCGATGTCGTGACGGTGGTCGAGCAACTCCTGCCGGCTACGGATGAGGAGGCCGCCGCCTCACCGACCGCGGCCCGCCGGACGCGACGTGCGTTCACCCTGACGGAGGGACCGGCCGACCTCCGCCGGTCGGTTCCGGTGGACCTTCATGTCTGGCCGACGAGCCGCAGCTACACCGGGCAGCCGATGGCGGAGCTGCACCTCGTCGGTTCGCCGCCGATCCTGGAACTGGCGCTGGAACGCCTTGTCCGAAATGGCTGCCGGTTGGCTCGGCCGGGGGAGTTCACGCTGCGGGCCTTCCTGGCGGGGCGGATGGACCTCACGCAGGCCGAGGCGGTGCTGGGCGTCATCGACGCCGAGAGCGAGCACCAGCTCCAGACGGCGCTGACGCAACTGGCCGGGGGCTTGTCGCGGCGGCTCGGAGACCTTCGCGAGCAGCTGCTCTGCGATCTGGCGGACCTGGAGGCGGGGCTCGACTTTGTGGAAGAGGACATCGAATTCGTCAGCCGCACGGATGTCCGGCGGCGAGTCCAGGAGACGATCACCGACGTCGCCACGCTCCTCCGCGTTGCGGAAACCCGTCATCGGGACGCCGCCCGGCCGCAGGTCGTGCTCGTCGGGTTGCCGAATGCCGGCAAGAGCACGCTGTTCAACGCTCTCACCGGCCGCGATCAGGCGATTGTCTCGGATGTCGCCGGGACCACCCGCGACGTTGTTCAGGCGATGGCGGAAATCGACGGACTGTCGGTCGACCTGTTCGACACCGCCGGCTGGGAGGCACCGTCGGACGAGATCATGGCTCAGGCAACCGGGCAGCGGGTGTCGCGGCTTGAACAGGCAGATGTCGTGATCTGGTGCGACGCGGCCGACGCAACAGAGCTGGAGCAGGCCGCGAGTCGCGAGCTTCGAGCGCGGCTCCCAAGGCCGCCGGACCTCGACCTGCTGCTGAAATGCGACGCCGGAACGCAGAGAGTTGGCGACGGGCCGCGGGGACATGTGTCGTGCAGCGTGAAGTCCGGGTTCGGGATGGCCGAAGTCATCGGGGCAATCGCGGGCCGGGCGCGGCGGGACTTTGGTCGGCGGGACGAGATCATCCCCTCGACCGCCGTCCGGTGCCGGGAGGAACTGCGGGCCGCCCTGACGGCCCTTGAATCCGCGATCGCGGCCCTCGACGGCGACCTCGGCGACGAGGTGATCTCGATGGAGCTGCGGCAGGCGCTCGACCGGATCGGCGAGATCACCGGGGCAGTCTCGAACGAGGATGTGCTCGACCGGCTGTTCGCCCGCTTCTGTATCGGCAAGTAG
- a CDS encoding protein arginine kinase — MELDTLAKGTGEWLRGSGPESDVVISTRIRLARNVSADPFPPRASDETKAAVESLLREPVCRQFANQEFTYLRLDQLTQLDGQFLVERQMISREHAEGTGPRGVAINASETTSVMINEEDHLRMQSLRSGFAVDECWQEANAVDDSLQQAVTFAYSPQFGFLTACPTNVGTGMRVSVMVHLPALVMTKEIQKVFQAMQRMGLAVRGLYGEGSQAMGDFYQISNQTTLGRSEAQILANVKRMVPDILSYERRARQALLKDARAQLHDKVSRAFGVLQNARTITAEETMHLLSSVRLGLSLGLVSGVTIPDLNVLFIHTQPAHLQKLHQTSLESKDRNAARAAFLRDRLGPAAT, encoded by the coding sequence TTGGAACTCGACACTTTGGCGAAGGGAACCGGCGAGTGGCTGCGAGGGTCGGGACCGGAGTCCGACGTCGTCATTTCGACGCGGATCCGTCTGGCCCGAAACGTTAGCGCAGATCCCTTTCCTCCCCGCGCCTCGGATGAGACCAAGGCGGCGGTCGAGTCGTTGCTGCGCGAGCCGGTTTGCCGGCAGTTCGCGAACCAGGAATTCACCTATCTCCGCCTCGACCAGCTGACGCAGCTCGACGGCCAGTTCCTCGTCGAACGGCAGATGATCAGCCGCGAGCACGCGGAAGGGACCGGGCCCCGCGGCGTGGCGATCAACGCGTCGGAGACGACGAGCGTCATGATCAATGAGGAGGATCACCTGCGGATGCAGTCCCTCCGCAGCGGCTTCGCCGTCGACGAGTGCTGGCAGGAAGCGAATGCGGTCGACGATTCCCTCCAGCAGGCGGTGACGTTCGCCTACAGCCCGCAGTTCGGCTTCCTGACGGCGTGCCCCACGAACGTAGGGACCGGGATGCGGGTCAGCGTGATGGTCCACCTCCCCGCCCTCGTCATGACGAAGGAGATCCAGAAGGTCTTCCAGGCGATGCAGCGGATGGGACTGGCGGTCCGCGGCCTCTACGGCGAGGGGAGCCAGGCGATGGGAGATTTCTACCAGATCTCCAATCAAACGACGCTTGGCCGCTCCGAGGCCCAGATCCTGGCGAACGTGAAGCGGATGGTGCCGGACATCCTCAGCTACGAGCGGCGGGCGCGGCAGGCGCTCCTCAAGGACGCCCGGGCACAGCTGCACGACAAGGTATCGCGGGCCTTCGGGGTCCTGCAGAACGCCCGGACGATCACCGCCGAAGAGACGATGCACCTCCTCTCGAGCGTGCGGCTCGGGCTGTCGCTGGGCCTCGTCAGCGGCGTCACGATTCCCGACCTCAACGTGCTGTTTATCCACACGCAGCCGGCCCATCTGCAGAAGCTGCATCAGACGTCGCTGGAGTCCAAGGACCGCAACGCCGCGCGGGCCGCGTTCCTCCGCGACCGCCTGGGACCCGCCGCGACATGA
- a CDS encoding class I SAM-dependent methyltransferase, with translation MTSAAATLPAPFHELDLPPLPALPGGWTVETFRAGSRDLRLLKPATPDVLLDDPDVIRAHQKNGYMPYWGYVWPSSYTMIRALERPPWKRGERVLELGTGTGIVGLAMQEAGDVVTYSDYDPTSCLLCRYNALVNGFSADDVLQLDWNAPGSETFPVIVGCEVTYERGNHPLLLKVIDRMLTPDGICWLGEPGRYWSRFFFDDARQQFRVRVLNERLEEIDAPRSDAFQIFELKKRSTEN, from the coding sequence ATGACCAGTGCCGCGGCCACGCTTCCCGCTCCCTTCCATGAGCTCGACCTTCCGCCTCTTCCCGCCTTGCCGGGGGGATGGACCGTCGAAACCTTCCGCGCCGGATCCCGGGACCTGCGGCTCCTGAAGCCGGCGACCCCCGACGTCCTGCTGGACGATCCGGACGTGATCCGCGCGCACCAGAAGAACGGCTACATGCCCTACTGGGGGTACGTGTGGCCCTCGTCCTACACCATGATCAGGGCGCTGGAGAGGCCCCCCTGGAAACGGGGCGAGCGTGTTCTGGAACTCGGCACAGGGACGGGGATCGTCGGCCTCGCGATGCAGGAGGCGGGGGATGTCGTGACCTACAGCGACTACGACCCGACTTCCTGCCTCCTCTGCCGGTACAACGCCCTGGTGAACGGGTTCTCCGCGGACGACGTCCTGCAGCTCGACTGGAACGCGCCGGGAAGCGAAACGTTTCCGGTCATCGTGGGCTGCGAAGTGACTTACGAGCGGGGGAACCATCCCCTGCTGCTGAAAGTCATTGACCGGATGCTGACGCCCGACGGCATCTGCTGGCTCGGCGAGCCCGGGCGGTACTGGTCGCGATTCTTCTTCGACGACGCCCGCCAGCAGTTTCGCGTTCGCGTGCTGAACGAGCGTCTGGAGGAGATCGACGCTCCTCGGAGCGATGCGTTCCAGATCTTCGAGCTGAAGAAGCGGTCGACTGAAAACTGA